In Pieris brassicae chromosome 8, ilPieBrab1.1, whole genome shotgun sequence, the DNA window ATATAAGCAGCCGAAGCAAAGGAACTCTAACATCCAATGGTATCGCTTTATCTTAGTTTGCATCGGGATGACGAGTTCCAAAACTGAGCTGTCATCCTCGTCCGAAGCTGTCAGTTCCACCTCATAAAGCTGCGGCGAGTCGCGCCCGTCAGACTCATACGCAGTCCATTTTTCGTCTGACGGGTTAACATTAGTCAATGTCTGAAAAattttacgtttatttttataacgctTAAACACTTTTAACATATGTCGTATGTGGTGCATACTCTTTATTAATAGACATGTCTATGTAAGACTGTATATATTGATAGTCTTATCAATAATGTTTGTTTGGTAGTTGAATAAGTAGCAAACAGGTCTATATTGCTACCTGTTCGTTTTTGTAATACAGTTTtcccttatttattttcttactaGGGTTACCAGGAgaagatcgcttgttagcgacaAGGCCAGGCCACCCATTGCCAACTTAATAATGGTAGCTCGTTGTATATGTGGTATTAATGcaacaaattgttaaaaaaatattcaacgaTACTGTATCTCCCAGTAACGATAGCCATCCCGacatcaatattaaatttgtgtaCGCGATCCTAGcgttgtattatatttaatataagaataaaataattttcttctattttgtatttttttactaatccCACTAACGTAGATTTCAAGATATCACTAGGGCTTTAGTTTATAATGATCtgacaaataaacaatattattattatattatattgatagcTTTACACCgaaattgtatacaaaaatgcCGAGGCCGGTATTGGTAGTTACAGAGTTCGGGCGCGAAATCGGAATAACACGTAGAAGTTACGTGTCTAGTTTGGATCAAACAAGTATGGCGCATTGCAAATTGTACTGAATATTTCGCATAGTTgcatagatttttaaatacacactAATGTGTATTTTCATTCTTATTTAATTAGCAGTTTGTTTAGTGGACAATTGACCAATCCGGTTTCAAAggcaaaaacaaaacattgtaTAGCTTGCCAGCCAGTGAGAtgtgtataaaaaagttttcttatatttaaaactcgcTTCCTTTCAAAGTGAAGAGTCCGTATATCCCACCAACTTGAACCTCTTATCCTACCCTAGGGGCAGTGGGGTTCCTCTATCTGGTACCGTAagtctcttggtgcagacatcccgtatttatttatatattcactactAATATTAAAGTCCAACTGGTTCAATAATCCGTAGAGTTGTTAGGTTCTTATTTCATTAATCTAATAAAACGACACTGTAACTGTCAAGAGACTTCTAGTTATAACGACTAAAGCTACAAATGGATTTATTATATGGTCTGGAAACGCAAAGTAGGCATAGCAAATCAATTATTTcgccaaataataataatgaagtgGCGCTACGAACCGATATAGATCTTGGCCTAAGATAGCATCcgtttatttgataatttgtattatgtacATAAGTAGTAATAGACAATTCCATTGTTACACTGTGATTCGATTACGCGACTACAGGGATAAAGGTCACGCTTAAACAACTACGCCAGCTTGTATGTTACAgctaagttttattataattataaaatacgtatttcgTAATATTACCTTTTGCACTTGGGGCTTGAATGAGTTCATGAGAGGACGCTTCGAGTCGCTTCCTTTAACTCCTTGGCCATAATTCTTTCCGCCATTAGCAGCGCTCTTGGACTGTTTGCATAGAAACGACTTCTGGAAATAAAACGAAAAGAATACAATGACAGTATCTTGAAATTGTTCAAGATTTCGGGGCTCACTTATAATACACAAAGACTAGTAGActcaaatatatacaatatttgtatagtttttatttgtatttgtatagtttttattattaataaaacagtaaatatttgtattgctGTATGGGGCcgtcaagtattacgtaagcaaataattactgttgatgtattcaccaaataagaaaatcaaagacctCCCTCCCCGCCCCgtatagtgcttacgtaatacttgaacgacCCCTATGTTTATTACGAATAAAGTCAAAAACAactggaccgatttcaaaatttattggaGGAAAAGGCCAAGGCGTTACTCACTTTCGATTTGTCTACTTCTTTAGAGCTTTCCCCTAGTTTTTCGTATGGAATGCTGctcttgttaaaaatattcttgccCATGATTTTTACCTCGTCATGCTCCTTACTAAAGACAGCGTTCTGAAAttgaataagaataattttatattcatacattttaaatgttatatttgaaAAGGTTTTTGTATTCCTCATATAAAACTATCACATATCCACTGATCCACCTAAAGTAGTGGGTTCGATTCAAAACTTTGCACCATATTTATGTTACAGTACGAGTAAAGTTGTCTCTTGTTCATTgttctctttaaaaaatatatcaattccTACCATAGTGGAATGCTTCCCCTCATCACTATCAATGCCGCTGTCGTATGGGTCGCTAATACGAGGTATCAAAGCCTTGTTCCCCATTTTCTCCACTACAGGATTCTCCTGaaacatatttaaagttaatttagtcAATGGTCAAGGTGAGCgaagaagaaaaatacataatctaaacaaagaaaaattaaaaacaacgaATGAAAAGTGAGATAAAATTAACGCGTAGATACATTAAATAGAGCTTTGCTGCAATATATCggtcaattaaattttacttaataacaaaTCAGTTCGGCGAATATGAAATAGCACTGATGTTCAAAAAATCAATAGAGCAGATtgaaatttctatttttagaaTACCTGGATGCACTGATGCAGGTCCTTGGACACGATGTATTGATAACACTGCTACCTATGAAATATGGGCACACGTCAAACCTTCACGCAGTTTACAAAGATCCGAGAGCAGGCGCCCTCCGCGTTGCCATGGCAACCGGGTACTGCGCGCGCAAACGAAATCCTTCAATTGACAATTTAAAAGTCGGACGTTTTGAAGgacgaaaaatatattttaagttaaaataatgtttatgtgCTGATTTACTTGCGTCTAACTTAGTATGGCTCCAAAAAAGGTACGAAATATCCatggtatatttaaatacaaattattaatcattGTAAAATTAGGCAACTGGAACACTTGaagaacttttaaataatgtttcaacgcatgtttttaatgttactattatgttttaaatgttaaaggtcaattacaatataaatgttatgtaacATTTGGTATggcttataataaaatttattgatttaactCGCGTTGCTAACTTGTAACGcattacaaaatcatattcCATACGtgcatataaataacaatgacTTTCGTCCTACTATTTCTAATCATAGCccacaatatttaaaataagtccTTTTTTTTCATATGAAAGAACCagaattcaatattataaaatctaacGATAAAATAAGCCAATAAATCATAATGCACTACATCTTAattcctattttatttattctaaactAAGTATGGCGTGTACAGGGCATTGTCTTATGTTCCactgataattatttataggtaaGATTAGATAGATTTTTTCAGAGACAAACTGGGCTTCAAGTTAAGTTTAAATAGTATGCGTTGTAATTGTAACTAATTTGATTTATAGCAATTAAGAAATGTTCATAAAATTGTCTGAAAGCATATTTGTTTCGTCCGGTTTCTTAAATTGCCACGAGAGGGCGCTATATCAGATACATTTTGAACATCTCCAAACTGTACAATGGTCACACACACAGATACATTACCCGAATGTTAAATAGGCACCATATTCCTAACATAACAACTTCTTAATACAAGTAAatcacaattttaaaacaaaatggtgttaatatattttaactaagtaattcTAGGATTGTACTAGCCGACTTCAGACAAGACTTGTGTTTTGAAAATGTCAAAACCACGACTGCCAGACATTTGGCGGAGTAAGTCTTCAGAGAAATCTTTgggatttattataaaaaagctgCGTGTGAGTACAGTAAGTCGAAGGCTGCGCTGTATATAACCTTGGCAAGCTGTGTCTGTCTGATGTCCTGGGTTATGGCTTCGTGTATTCATATTGGTTTTACCGTTGTGCTAATGatcaatttaacaattataaatgctTGATTGTGTCGCACTCTCTGTAGCCGTGAATACCTCgcagaataaattatttaagaacttAGGAATTACATTTAAGAACTAACGAGATTGTACCAATAAAcctttgttatttttaccCAGGGGCGGAGTTAGAGGTTGGAAGGCCTCGGGGCAACAAAGGAGagcacccccccccccccccaaattattttccaaatgaAATGAACAATTTCTTTTAGTCGAGTTATTCAATCAATAATGTGTTGTGAAACCAAATAGATTCTATtagtatttaacaaacatataaaaagttGTTTAGTAGTGTTTACTAGTcggtattaataaaaaaacactttattactCTTTTGTGGAGGCCCCCCGGGCCCCTTGCCCTCCCCTAAATCCGGTCTGTTTCTACCTCTTCTTACAagaatttttagttttgtatttttttgtttatattatttacgtttcGGTTGTCTGTAAGAAACTATTAGGAGTAAAACTGCCCCTTTACATccttaattgttttttctccttttttatgtaattgttGCATATAGTGTCAATGTCAAATACATAGTAGTGAGTATTCTCAAAAGCTTACCATAAGAAGTGAAAAGTATTGTcgtaaacatacaaaaaatagtctactttaaaatatttttatttcactgGTGAATGCTTGTTACCTGTAAAAATAGCATAGGAACTGTATTatcatacataattattatcattattgaTAGGAATAGCATTtggtcaaaaatatatcttaatttaaagtgtaaggcaataaaaaacaaattagaaATGTGTCCTTTAGTAGCTTTAGCTCCGTAATGAtgattattcaaaatattatgttaaatattatttgtaattagtaATTCGTATAAACCAATATGGATATATGAGTCTTGTGTTTTCGTCTTGGCATGAAGTTTCTACGCTGCTTAACGCAAATTCAATATTGTGTGTGaccattatatttatacgtaAGCAGTTCACGTCTcatttgctttttttattaatatttaaatatataattcaacgTACGGCAACGTAAGCAAcggcgaacgtaaaaaaattataacctgAATCATATTTCGTCTTTTTTATATCACACAAAAAGTCATTCTTATCTGTATAGAAAATTCAGTATATGTGTATACAAATTGGATCGAGATCATAGATAGACCAGTGTTAGTCTTGTGGCTTGAGTTTTCAAGTCTGTGGGCGTGGGTTAGAACcccggctttgcaccaatgtGCTTCTTTCTGTTTACAgtacggtgatggaaaacatcgtgaaaaaacaaaaagtcgGCGGCGTGTGTGGTGATAAGAGAAATTATCacgaaacatataaaaatctgagACCAGAAAAATTGTCATACCATATATACCACTAGAACAAACAAATCGGGAGTTTTTTGACATGTGACCAGTtgattttctatattaaatacaattatattatatccatgacagattttttaaattggatattaaaatttcttgaATTCTCCTTTTCAGACTTTTGACTTACTTGTCTTATTATCATTTGTCACTAGTTGTCCACAGTTCTATGTATGCTTTCGCGGCCAACAAGTCAACGTTGCATCAGCCACCACACAAAGCCTCAATAAGCTTTTGGCCTCATTTTCTTACGAAGTCTATGGCCATTCTTTTGAGCGTATTTCGTATTCACTCCAATTCTGTTCTCAGCAAGATTCCTGCAGTAATTATTCGGAGATGATTTTCAGGGCCAGCTAAAATCtgctttaaaacaattattagacatgagtgaaaataataaacagtacCACCAACGAAATCACAGTACCAaaattttttactttgaaacTCGCTGTTATCCGAATACCACGAAATTCCAAATGCAGGTCGTTTCAAAAGTCAAATGGTGCGCAGCTAATACGATCTTGTAAAGTTTGCTCTTCATAGAAAGCGATTTATGGAAAGCtatattactttttacatAAAGCTTTTAAACAAGTGTCTACCGCATTCTAAAAAACGTttcttctaatatttttaaaagataataacgattgaatatacattaaaaatataagaatgaaaaaatctaaataacatttattactaaaaaaaatattgcttctAAAGTTACATTTACTGCCGGCTCTCTCCTCCGTAGAACGGAGAAACCGACTTTCTAGCTAGAACTCGCCGTCACTAATCGCCTAGCTTTATTAGAAAA includes these proteins:
- the LOC123713452 gene encoding uncharacterized protein LOC123713452 translates to MGNKALIPRISDPYDSGIDSDEGKHSTMNAVFSKEHDEVKIMGKNIFNKSSIPYEKLGESSKEVDKSKKSFLCKQSKSAANGGKNYGQGVKGSDSKRPLMNSFKPQVQKTLTNVNPSDEKWTAYESDGRDSPQLYEVELTASDEDDSSVLELVIPMQTKIKRYHWMLEFLCFGCLYRFE